One Rosa chinensis cultivar Old Blush chromosome 3, RchiOBHm-V2, whole genome shotgun sequence DNA window includes the following coding sequences:
- the LOC121052264 gene encoding probable LRR receptor-like serine/threonine-protein kinase At3g47570, giving the protein MGRLLRLQLLHLSLNSFSGKFPSNISHCTQLRVLNVISNELTGSIPDQLGSLLKLTHLWLQGNHLTGKIPEWIGNFSSLYSIALGDNNLQGRIPNQLGRLTSLGNFLVWSNNLSGMVPSSIYIIIHIFSVTDNQLRGELPQNVGITLPNLEVFAGDVNKFTGTVPASLSNASRLRLLDFAEDNSLGSGKDGDLTSLNFLANCTNLEVLSFSRNHLGGELPDSIANLSTKLRIFTIGGNLIYGPLPTGIGNLVNLTTLGIEQNHIGVSLPDVIGKLYKLEGLYLNLNIFSGPIPSSLGNLTSVTRLFMKGNRFEGSIPPSLGNCQNL; this is encoded by the coding sequence ATGGGTCGTCTTCTACGCCTGCAACTGCTTCATCTGTCTCTCAATTCCTTCAGTGGGAAATTTCCATCTAATATATCTCACTGCACACAACTAAGAGTGCTCAATGTTATTTCCAATGAGCTTACTGGGTCGATCCCTGATCAACTTGGTTCATTATTGAAGTTAACTCATCTATGGCTTCAGGGTAACCATCTTACTGGAAAAATCCCAGAGTGGATAGGAAACTTTTCATCTTTGTACAGTATAGCTCTTGGCGACAACAATTTACAGGGAAGGATACCCAATCAGCTCGGGCGCCTAACAAGCCTGGGAAACTTCCTAGTTTGGAGCAATAATTTGTCTGGTATGGTCCCTTCTTCAATTTATATTATCATACACATTTTCAGTGTTACTGACAACCAGCTGCGTGGAGAGCTGCCGCAAAACGTTGGCATTACTCTTCCTAATTTGGAGGTATTTGCCGGCGATGTCAACAAATTCACAGGAACTGTTCCAGCATCATTGTCAAATGCTTCTAGACTTCGGCTTCTTGATTTTGCTGAAGACAATTCACTAGGAAGTGGGAAAGATGGTGACCTTACTTCTCTCAATTTCCTTGCTAATTGTACTAATCTtgaggtgttgagttttagCCGTAATCATCTTGGAGGAGAATTGCCAGATTCCATAGCTAACCTATCAACCAAACTGAGGATATTTACAATAGGAGGAAATCTGATATATGGACCCCTCCCTACTGGCATTGGAAATCTGGTAAACTTGACAACTCTTGGAATAGAACAAAACCACATTGGTGTTAGTCTCCCTGATGTGATCGGGAAGCTTTACAAGTTAGAGGGACTGTATCTGAATCTGAACATATTTTCAGGGCCAATCCCATCCTCCTTAGGTAACTTGACTTCAGTGACAAGGCTCTTCATGAAGGGGAATAGGTTTGAGGGAAGCATACCTCCTAGTCTTGGAAACTGCCAAAATCTTTGA